A window of the Rhizobium brockwellii genome harbors these coding sequences:
- a CDS encoding PseG/SpsG family protein, producing the protein MFVFCIESSHARGMGHLFRSLTLATELRSRGQSVLFLANDHPNSLKIIRERGFDVALYELAAVTGWEKDFLEAAAPSSIWINDRLNTQLSHSETITRLGAKLVTFDDRGDGAELADINVCALLFEKTEGLKGKDVRLGVEYMILNPEIAAYRRVRQSLASILVTLGGADTYGVTVRVAKWLSSKPFPVTIVTGPSFQHMAELEEVVATAAPDRFKLLNQVPSLAVEMHGHDLAITGGGVTPFEACAAGLPCVVIANEPFEIPVGRALEELGAAFFAGHHSAFDLGILEKQIPIRTMSETAMTKVDLGGVGRVADLLERLAA; encoded by the coding sequence ATGTTCGTCTTCTGCATAGAAAGTTCGCATGCACGCGGCATGGGGCATCTGTTTCGGTCGTTGACGCTCGCCACCGAACTGCGTTCACGCGGTCAGTCGGTGCTATTTCTAGCGAACGATCATCCGAATTCGTTGAAGATCATCCGGGAGCGCGGCTTTGACGTGGCGCTTTATGAGCTCGCCGCTGTGACGGGATGGGAGAAGGATTTCCTCGAAGCCGCCGCTCCGTCCTCGATCTGGATTAACGACCGCCTCAATACGCAGCTGTCCCACAGCGAGACGATCACGCGATTGGGCGCCAAGCTTGTTACCTTTGATGATCGTGGTGATGGCGCGGAACTTGCCGACATCAATGTCTGCGCTCTCCTGTTCGAAAAGACTGAGGGTCTCAAGGGCAAGGATGTTCGGCTGGGGGTGGAGTATATGATACTCAATCCTGAAATCGCAGCGTATCGTAGGGTTCGACAAAGCCTTGCATCGATCCTTGTCACGCTCGGCGGCGCCGATACTTACGGAGTGACCGTCCGCGTTGCCAAATGGCTGAGCAGCAAGCCTTTTCCTGTCACCATCGTCACCGGCCCGAGCTTCCAACACATGGCGGAGCTCGAAGAGGTCGTCGCGACCGCGGCACCCGATCGGTTCAAACTGCTCAACCAGGTGCCGTCGCTTGCGGTAGAGATGCATGGGCATGATCTGGCGATTACCGGCGGCGGTGTTACCCCATTCGAAGCCTGTGCGGCTGGCTTGCCCTGTGTGGTGATCGCCAACGAACCTTTTGAAATCCCGGTCGGGCGTGCGCTCGAAGAGCTGGGAGCGGCGTTTTTTGCCGGCCATCACTCGGCGTTCGATCTCGGCATCCTGGAAAAGCAGATCCCCATCAGGACCATGAGCGAGACTGCCATGACCAAGGTGGACCTTGGCGGAGTCGGCCGCGTTGCCGATTTGCTGGAAAGACTGGCTGCATGA
- a CDS encoding WbqC family protein: protein MTITAVIHQPDFASYLGFFQRFLNANLYIVLDHVQFVHGTSKSWTHRDKIKTAQGDRWLTVGIRKPSLGTAINAVELAPGTGWIDQNLSLLRENYRKSAGWSEVFPRIEALYSKRFDLLADFNMHFLDGILDMLEITMPTVRSSTLSPEGHRNELLVELLRKVGATRYLSGLGARDYMRPEVFEAAGIEIEWQHFVHPIYPQPFGEFIPYLSILDTLLNCGIAGTQELLWSCK from the coding sequence ATGACTATCACAGCGGTTATTCACCAGCCGGATTTCGCTTCATATCTCGGCTTTTTTCAACGTTTCCTGAACGCCAACCTCTATATCGTTCTGGATCACGTGCAGTTCGTCCATGGTACGAGCAAAAGCTGGACGCATCGTGACAAGATAAAGACGGCGCAAGGCGACCGCTGGCTCACCGTCGGAATCCGAAAGCCGAGTTTGGGCACTGCAATCAATGCGGTGGAACTGGCGCCCGGCACCGGATGGATAGATCAGAACCTTTCGCTGCTTCGCGAAAACTATCGCAAGTCCGCCGGCTGGAGCGAAGTCTTTCCCCGCATCGAAGCCCTCTACAGCAAGCGATTCGACCTCTTAGCCGATTTCAATATGCATTTCCTGGACGGCATTCTGGATATGCTTGAAATCACGATGCCGACGGTGCGATCGAGTACCTTAAGTCCGGAAGGGCATAGGAACGAATTGCTTGTCGAACTGCTGCGCAAAGTGGGAGCGACACGTTATCTCTCAGGTCTGGGCGCGCGCGACTACATGCGGCCTGAAGTATTCGAGGCAGCCGGAATCGAAATCGAATGGCAGCATTTCGTTCATCCGATTTATCCACAGCCATTCGGCGAGTTCATTCCCTATCTCAGCATCCTCGACACACTGCTGAATTGTGGTATTGCAGGCACCCAAGAGCTGCTCTGGAGTTGTAAATGA
- a CDS encoding cytidylyltransferase domain-containing protein gives MTLGIIIQARMGSTRLPGKVLRDISGKPLLGHVLGRLQMLKQPAKVVVATSSAGENDMIEAWCLEHGVSCFRGDEVDVLDRYFQCAESLGMSDIVRLTADNPFTDIEELERLIDLHQKQGFDYTHAFGQLPIGVGAEIFTFEALARSHRDGKLPHHREHVNEYFTDRPELFKIGQLDVPPGKISPELRLTVDTEEDWRRACALATRGGGSWLGTEEAIRLCSSSA, from the coding sequence GTGACGCTTGGCATCATTATCCAGGCGCGGATGGGATCGACCCGATTGCCGGGAAAAGTGCTTCGCGACATTTCCGGCAAGCCGCTTCTCGGACATGTCCTGGGTCGGCTTCAGATGTTGAAGCAGCCTGCCAAGGTTGTCGTTGCGACCTCATCGGCCGGCGAGAACGATATGATCGAAGCCTGGTGCCTTGAGCATGGCGTAAGCTGCTTTCGTGGCGACGAAGTCGATGTTCTCGATCGTTATTTTCAATGCGCAGAATCGCTCGGAATGTCCGACATTGTTCGATTGACCGCAGATAATCCTTTCACTGACATCGAGGAACTCGAGAGGCTGATCGATCTGCACCAAAAGCAGGGATTCGACTACACGCATGCGTTCGGCCAGTTGCCGATCGGCGTTGGTGCCGAGATATTTACGTTCGAAGCTTTGGCGCGCAGTCATCGCGACGGAAAGCTGCCGCACCATCGCGAGCACGTGAATGAATACTTCACCGATCGGCCGGAACTGTTCAAGATCGGCCAGCTCGACGTGCCGCCGGGTAAAATATCCCCCGAACTGCGCCTGACGGTCGATACTGAAGAAGACTGGAGACGTGCTTGTGCTCTGGCAACGCGCGGGGGTGGGAGCTGGCTCGGGACAGAAGAAGCGATCAGACTATGTTCGTCTTCTGCATAG
- a CDS encoding glycosyltransferase family 2 protein yields the protein MRVNVLIPVFNRLEHTRKVIGALRAQTIADNIRIVVIDDGSTDETAEFLAAQPDVTGIRGHGNLWWGGAIEVGLKRVLPDCGPEDYILFVNNDTWFGPTYVETLIRCSRENREAIVGSVVHEEESDPPLTGVGPRLNINRIAVWDILADLSEEERRNPKPLYRADALSGRGTLFPAELFKRHGTMRPRLLPHYMADYEISMRFARTGVPLLVSSEAIVYSPPIYGAHVSNTSSWKKHFGRRSPHNVFQRVAFFSLIGTPLQRMTAPLRMGAFMIIRTAHALRAKK from the coding sequence ATGCGCGTAAATGTCTTAATCCCGGTCTTCAATCGGCTTGAACATACTCGCAAAGTCATCGGGGCCTTGAGAGCCCAAACGATTGCGGACAATATCCGGATCGTCGTTATTGATGACGGCTCCACCGATGAAACGGCTGAGTTCCTCGCGGCGCAGCCTGACGTGACGGGCATAAGAGGCCACGGTAATCTGTGGTGGGGCGGAGCCATAGAGGTCGGCTTGAAGCGGGTTCTGCCCGACTGCGGCCCCGAAGACTACATCCTGTTCGTCAACAATGACACGTGGTTTGGCCCGACCTATGTCGAGACATTGATACGGTGTTCACGCGAAAATCGGGAGGCCATTGTCGGCAGCGTCGTTCATGAGGAGGAGAGCGATCCGCCTTTGACGGGCGTGGGACCGCGCTTGAACATAAATCGCATTGCGGTGTGGGACATTCTCGCCGATTTGAGTGAAGAGGAGCGGCGGAATCCCAAGCCGCTCTATAGGGCGGACGCGCTCAGCGGTCGCGGAACGTTGTTTCCCGCAGAACTGTTCAAACGGCATGGAACCATGCGTCCGCGTCTCCTGCCGCATTATATGGCCGACTACGAAATATCCATGCGCTTCGCACGAACGGGCGTACCGCTTCTTGTTTCCAGCGAAGCCATAGTTTATTCACCGCCGATCTACGGCGCTCACGTGTCGAATACGTCTTCGTGGAAGAAACATTTTGGCCGGCGCTCGCCCCACAATGTATTTCAGCGGGTCGCGTTCTTTTCTTTGATCGGCACACCTTTGCAACGGATGACAGCGCCACTGCGCATGGGGGCCTTCATGATTATCCGGACGGCCCATGCTCTGCGAGCGAAGAAATGA
- a CDS encoding PIG-L deacetylase family protein produces MNILAIGAHFDDVELGCGGALARHAANGDTVYVYVATVSGFSNQYDQSVRSSEVARAEADAAMEILGVHKMVCGDFKTLQIEFVDPLNIEILKLVQDLKIDMVYTHWVGDIHHDHLALSRASLHSCRHVPRLLMYRSNWYHSTVDFRGNFYVDITSYWDQKERAILAHESEMERTGRKWVSFFRNEAENAGQRIGVKYAEVFEVVKWLQS; encoded by the coding sequence ATGAATATTCTCGCGATCGGTGCCCATTTTGACGATGTGGAACTGGGCTGTGGCGGTGCATTGGCACGCCATGCGGCAAACGGCGACACGGTTTACGTCTATGTTGCGACCGTATCCGGCTTTTCCAACCAATATGATCAGTCCGTGCGCAGCAGCGAGGTCGCCAGGGCTGAAGCGGATGCTGCGATGGAAATCCTCGGCGTCCATAAGATGGTTTGCGGCGACTTCAAGACGCTTCAGATCGAATTCGTCGATCCGCTGAATATCGAGATCCTCAAGCTCGTGCAGGATTTGAAGATCGACATGGTCTATACACATTGGGTCGGGGACATTCACCATGACCATCTGGCATTGTCGCGCGCATCCCTGCATAGCTGCCGCCACGTGCCCCGCCTCCTGATGTATCGCAGCAACTGGTATCATTCGACAGTCGATTTCAGGGGGAATTTCTACGTCGACATTACGTCCTATTGGGATCAGAAGGAGCGTGCGATCCTCGCACATGAATCCGAAATGGAAAGAACCGGCCGCAAATGGGTCAGCTTTTTCCGCAATGAGGCCGAGAATGCCGGACAGCGTATCGGCGTAAAATATGCCGAAGTGTTCGAGGTGGTGAAGTGGCTTCAGTCCTGA
- a CDS encoding methyltransferase, TIGR04325 family, which translates to MKTFHFSSPRVSAALEISRESPSQRYDRIVGDFRENNIYFDGPFENWRAATSVAGGYDAPIILRKAIDSARVVAAGGAKYERDTVLFYKQSFSHEMLAWLFFVASVKDNRLRVVDFGGALGSSYFQHRAALTHLDELKWCVVEQQHLVDAAKSELSNEALSFSANFGEAVQNLRPNLLILSGVLQYLEEPHTFLRTCFAKGIDFILIDRTTAQYDTPERPYVQHVPKWIYEASYASWFMDANHIEDSFREHSYEIIDRFENHETFGKRMPTGLKDLERWGIEVPGSEVTPEWPYLGWFIKKVDSV; encoded by the coding sequence ATGAAAACATTCCATTTTTCGTCACCCCGGGTTTCCGCAGCTCTCGAGATAAGCCGAGAATCTCCGTCGCAGAGATATGATCGGATCGTTGGGGATTTTCGGGAAAACAATATATATTTCGATGGCCCTTTCGAAAACTGGCGTGCAGCGACATCGGTTGCGGGCGGGTATGACGCACCTATTATCCTTCGAAAGGCGATCGATTCTGCGAGAGTGGTCGCCGCAGGCGGTGCAAAATATGAACGAGATACGGTTTTGTTCTACAAGCAGTCTTTCTCTCATGAGATGCTTGCTTGGCTTTTCTTTGTTGCATCAGTTAAGGACAACAGGCTGCGGGTGGTCGATTTCGGCGGCGCTTTAGGGAGTTCCTATTTTCAGCACCGGGCTGCCCTTACACATCTTGATGAACTAAAATGGTGTGTTGTCGAACAACAACATCTCGTCGATGCTGCAAAATCCGAGCTCAGCAACGAGGCTCTGTCTTTCTCAGCCAATTTCGGCGAGGCGGTTCAAAACCTCCGTCCAAATTTGCTCATACTTTCCGGCGTTCTGCAGTATCTGGAGGAACCTCATACATTCCTTAGGACATGCTTTGCCAAAGGGATAGATTTCATTCTTATCGATCGAACCACGGCACAATACGACACGCCCGAGCGTCCATATGTGCAACATGTCCCCAAATGGATCTACGAAGCGAGTTATGCCTCCTGGTTTATGGATGCAAATCATATCGAAGATAGTTTTCGGGAACATAGTTACGAGATCATCGACCGATTTGAGAACCATGAGACTTTCGGCAAGCGAATGCCAACAGGTTTAAAGGATCTAGAGCGGTGGGGCATCGAAGTTCCTGGATCCGAGGTTACTCCTGAATGGCCTTATCTCGGTTGGTTTATAAAGAAGGTCGACAGCGTTTGA